The Palaemon carinicauda isolate YSFRI2023 chromosome 20, ASM3689809v2, whole genome shotgun sequence DNA segment AGAACATCTTCAACGTAACTTCATGAAAGAAACAAATAATTCTTttaggattcttcttcttctttgtttgcatcttttcccacttgtatgtggggtcgatgtttctgaccagctttctccatctacctctgtcccacacatcatcaccggttaatccctttgatcgaaggtcatcctttatacagtccatccaccttcgcttttggtctccctctccttctcgttccctgtacctccatttccatcactctcctcccaatatactgttcatggaGGTactggaacgagaaggagagggagaccaaagcgaaggtgggtggactgtatcaaggatgaccttcgatcgaagggattaaccggtgatgaagtgtgggacagaggtagatggagaaagctgaccagaaacatcgaccccacataaaggtgggaaaagaagaagaagaagaagaagaagaagaagaagaagaagaagaagaagaagaagaagaagaagaagaagaagaagaagaagaagatcctaAAAGAATTATTTGGGATTAATTAGAGATAATCGTTAGAATATAAGGATTATCAACCACTGCGCTTTACAGtttcttccttatttcctgttattttcattaaatatacgAATCGAAAGTATATGGAATTCAACGTAAGATTAGAAAGAGGAAGTCAATCTTATAGAAACGGTATTTATCTTTCAAGTAAAAGATgaccaaaatgataaaaaaatcagtATCTTACTTGAAGGCAGAAGAACCACAACTCTGTTTACGACCGATTGATTCAATTGTTTATGGGACTGTAATCGAATAAAGTTTCTGAACCAACAGATATTCATATGTGGCAAGAAAAGTCCGTAGATTATTTAACTTAACCTTTAGCTTGAATCGCTGGTTTACTAATGTTTGAGGTTCAAGTAATTCCACCTTTTTCATGTTGGACTTAATGATGACAGTGAAATGAAGAAGTTgcgtatttttatgtttatatgtgtaaatatgcgtATGTATCTAATTACATAACACGCTGAATATTAAATTACGAAAAGAGATAGTAAGTCTATCactgttttatataaatatcaaagtAATAATAACTAATAGAAATATCCTCtataggttgaaaaaaaaattatatttttcttagataggaatcattttcaatatatatctcTTTTGATTCCACGTAATTTAACATAATTACTGACGGCAGCGTAATATCAATCTTTAAGAAATAAACAGTATAATTCCTATACTTATTCTCGTCTTTGAAGATCCGGAAATCCTAGACAGACGACAAAATTCATCGTTAAAAATTTAATATAGTCGGACTGTTGAAATTATGGGGAATATCAGTGCTCCAatgctgtgtgtgagagagagagagagagagagagagagagagagagagagagagagagagagagagagagagagagagagagagagatcatatgcattggtcacaaaaaaaaaaaagtgttttcgtTGTATATACTGAACTCCATTACGTGGTATACTCGTAAGGTTATAATGAATATaccatgcatatttatatttatagacacATAGGCTacacatgatatacagtatacttaaatCCCAATTATTATCAATGAATCCTTTTTAACACGTCTTACATTTTAAATtctccctgaatatatatatatatacatatatatatatatatatatatatatatatatatatatatatatatatatgtgtgtgtgtgtgtgtgtgtctgtatatatatatatatatatatatatatatatatatatatatatatatatatatatatatatatatatatcttgatatttgtATTTTCCTGTAGCTGGTTCCGGAACATTGCGATATTTAAGAACTTAaagaccattcatgaatggcagaagcaagaaacagtgacaataccctagagactgaccatatatacttatgatcagtgcccgagccccactctacacaagctaggaccagggaggtttttaaaaggttttaaaggcctctcgtgaatggcagaggcaaggaacagtgacattgccctagcaagcaggggaATGCtcgagagactaaccatatatatacttatgatcagcgcccaagcccactctccacgcaagctaggaccaagaaggatcaggcaatggctgctgatgacttagcaggtagacttataggctcccccagggctcccatccttaactcataaggaaGGTGAgtttgaagacactacaagaaattatcgagttttaacggaactcgaatcccagtccgttGATCGCCAGaaagtgacgtttccaataggctatgtAATCTGGTACAGTAATTCGGTGATGGAGTTTGCGAATGAGAGAGTAAGATCAATGGTTTCAactcaaatatttgttattatttttattaccagctaagctacaaccctagttagaaaagtacaATGCTGTaataagtccaagggctacaaaagggaaaatagccaagtgagaaaaggaaataaggataaagatagaatagtgtgtatgtgtgtaccctcaaacaagaaaagtCTAAGCTAAGACActcagactatggtacagaggctatggcaatacctaaTATTAGAGAACAATttacgaagaagaagaaattactGGCTGAATATGGTTCCAATATTTTCTAATTTAGAAATCACTTTGTTAAATAGTACAGTGAGCTTTTTATCCTTTAAAACTAAAAAGATGGTACAGGTAAAATACAttcttaaaaacattaattttcagaaCCATGACTGTATCAGTCGGTCAGATGCATTGAAAATCAACGATATTAGATTAGGTTTTCATAAAAGAGTAAAggtaaaaatatttgcaaagagtCAATCGTGAATAAGAATAAAATGTATATGTAAGAAAACTAGAATTTTAATTAAGCTTATCAAAATACATTACATTCCAAAATGAATTAAAAAGAGACATTGGATTCCAGATGGGAGTGAAAATAACCTTTAGATTTTCCTGCACAAAACGGCATTGAGGCCAGATTCAATCACAGGTGCTACAGCATTCAACTGGTCTTCAATCTGCTTCAGGAGGGCGGGGCCGTGTTCGTTGATGTCTTGGTTGATCTCGTCGGCGCCTTCGAAGTTGGCCTGCGGAGGATACAGAGTATAATATGAAATTAAGTCATACCTATTTGGCTATGAAAAGTATTGAGTACAATTTTCCCCCAAATAAAAGAATAGGCACCAGACATTTCTATAATGaactatatttgtgtttatatgaaTAGAAGTTTTAGTGATAAGTCACTTGTTATAATATAGACACACGCTCCTATAAAGATTTGCAGCTGCTATTATATAAAGGGACATTTCTAAAATAAATTATGAATGCATTTATACAAGATAAACTTTTCCATAGTAAAACATAATTTTAGATATGGTGGAAAGACAATAGTTTTTACTTACCAAAATTTCGTCGGCAGAGAGCGTCAATTCGAGGGTGTTGGGCATTATGCAGACGGACACGGGAGACATGCCGTAGCTTTCGGTTTTAAACTCAGTCGTGAATGCCAAGCCGGAAATGGAAATTCTGGAATTGTCAGGGATGGTAGAGTGGGAgaattattattcaataaaaataatattgaaaagataaagaagaagaaaaagaattactTTATTACATGTGTTGGAAAAGacaaaatataacaaaagaaaGTAATGTCTAAAACTGAGACACATCACCCAGGAAcctaggaggagccgttgcaaaggctaagTTCTAATCCTGAATCTGAACCATTATAGATAAAGAAATCATGGAATGATTTCAATTCATTCGCAAGATACCTCTCTTTGATGGTGTTTGATATGGCAAGGGGTACGTGACGTCGATTGCTTTAATTGGCATGGGAATGATATTTAATTCTTGTCTATATTTTGAGAAATGTAACTGACCAACTCTTGggaaattgaataattttttttttattgctatttcgTCTTTTCTCAAAGAAATCAAATCCCCATTTGGTTGGCCTTTGTTATTCGTTACTTGGTTGATGGTGGGATGGGGTTCAAGGTGAGGGGGTTCAAAGGGATGGGGTGGGGGTAAGAGTTcaaaggggtaggggaggggggagagggttcAGAGGGGGTGGATTTGAGGCAAAGGGTCCAAAGGGGGTGGATGTGATGATTCAAATGGGCGGGGATGAGGAGGTTCAAAGAGGTAGGTTATGGCTAGGGAGTTCTAAGGGGGTGGGGTGAGAGGGTTCAAATGGGGTGGGGTTAGGGCTAAGTGGTCAAAGGGGCTGAGGGTGAGGGGGCTGAAACGGGTGGGTTATAGCTTGGGAGTTCAAAGAGGTTGGGGCAAGGGGTTCAAAGGGGTGACGTTGGGGAAAGGGGGTTCAAAAGTCGTGGGACATGGGGCTTGTTCCTAGAGGATATTTTCCCCTGACAACAAAGAAAGAGACCAATAATGCTCACTCTCCAACACCGGCAGCCTCGTAGGATGCTCCTTCAAAGTCTCCAGTCATGGTGTAGCTAGGAGTGTTGCCCTTCAGATCTCCCAGCTTTATAGCCATGACGGTCTGTGATTACAAAATCAAAACGATTGTTAAGTGATTGTTATAAAATAGGGTGGGCTGAATTTAGAAATAAAGTCGTCAAAATGCTGTCCTAATTTATTTTGTgacttttcaaagaaattttcaaCTCTAGTTTCAATGTTTGTGAGTTATTTATACAGTTTGAATAAATCTaaagttgtgtgtatgtatgtatatgtatgagttaatgtatgcatgtaggtatgtatatgcatGGTTGTATGTAAGAACATGAAAATACACAATTACCAAGATCAACAAGACACGAACTTACTTTCTTTGTCAATATCGGTGGCGTGAACTTCGTGCAGGCGATGCTGGACAGACCTGTGATGGAAGCGTCGGTGGCGGAGAAAAAGATGCTGCAAAAGAGAGGGGATAAGATTGTGTGTAACTGTATTTGTATGTCTTTGAATAAGGTCCTAGAATGTACAAGTGGTCAACGTGATGTTGATGAGACAAGGAATAATGACCCCATGGCTAATGACATCCTTGAGAAGATTGCAAATGAGAAAtgctagaggcaaggaacagtgacatctcACTTAAGATAATTACTATTTATTTCAGCAgctcaagtttctttttttttatcttacatgtTTCTTTTTAGTTTAATTAAAAGCCTAATCTTTATATAGGTTTAAACAAGTGCTTTTTATATTTCAGTAAACTCAGCATCGCACAAAGTTACCGGCATTTTTTAGAATCTtaccaccataaaaaaaaataatgattttataaaatcAAGTTACATGACACTTCTTGATGAactagccttttttttttacttaaatctttcaccatacaaataaacaaacataactTGGCTCTAGAAGTAATTATTGTCAGGAAACAATAACTTTattccacccccctcccccccactccCCCTTCTGACGTGAGATACCAACATCCCTGCTCACCTGCTGTGGTCAGTAGAGATGTGGAGGTCAGTGACACTTGGCACTCTTATTGGGTCAAGAACTGAGAAAACCATTTGCAGAGCTTTTGTTATCTCGGCCTCAAATAAGCCAACAGCTGAAGAAATACAATGAGGAAACTTAGCACCATGAAAGCCGATGATAAACATGTCTACCAAAAATGAATAACAgaaataatttttctctttgtcCTGATAAACTCTTTGAtgttattcaattttgataatgaaaatatttgaataaaagcaTTAAGATTTAGGTACTACCTATTCCATCAAATACTGCCATAATAACAGgcgatatatataatacatattctatCAAATAATGGCATTACAACAGGTGATTCACTTGATTCATCATTATTCAATCAGCGTAAACTCAGGCTGGATTAAATTCTCCTTTCGATAAATGAAGCGAAAATTTGGTCAGAATTATGGATTttcatgtcgagagagagagagagagagagagagagagagagagagagagagagagagagagagagagagagagagagagagagagagagagagagagagagagagagatatggattcTTAGCCTTGAGTATAGTTTTGTgaattagtaaatgtacaaaactaGACATAAGGATTACTACTTACGGGTTGGGCTGGCAGATGCCATGAAGGCCCCAAGGGACAGGAATACGATCGTCTTCAGCATTGTGGTGGATTTGTTTCGAGTGACCTGAAAGAGAGACCAGGGAAAGACTGGAACAGGTTCTTTTGGAGTTAGCTGTGACCCCTTACTCTCCCCCTCACCAAAAACAAAGAAGAAATTCTTGCCTATTCGTACAATCATAACTAATGAGATATTTTTATGGATttaaatactttcatatatatatgaaaagtgattgattttctgttttgaaaaTTCTCCATAAAGTTGAAATGAtagtaataagaaaattattatataaaaaatttctcTAACATATCTGAAAAGCGACTGAAATCACAATTATGAAATACCTTTCAAACCCTCGAAGAACTgtctgatataaaaaaaatgtcacAGATATTGAATATGAGAAATCCATTAACATCTGCTAAACAGCCACCAAATTCTAAGTCTTTAACCTACCTTAGGACTGTCGAAGAACTGCGCTGAGGATTACCGAGTCCTGGAGTTTTATAGTTCCCCGAAGCAGATGTTTCTTCCCAAGTAGCTAATCTCTCCCTTAATCTTTCAAAAGTTAACAACACATTACAATACTGTCTATAGTAACGAGGGAAACCAAATTGCGAAACCTGTATGGATGTCAAGAGGTTCTCACGATACAACACCTTGCCATTTCACACACTCCTCTTCCAATGTCTTTTCTGTTGCTGTGCTTGTGCGATCTGGCGACATGTTTAATGTATCACTCAGACAAAGTATAATGAatgattattagtagtagtagtagtagtagtagtagtagtagtagtagtagtagtagcagtagtaggaaaattattattattattatcattattattattattattagtagtagtagtagtagtagtagtagtaatagtagtagtgaaattatcatcattataattattattattataagtactacttttactactactattattattattattattattattattattattattattattattattggaagtaaAACTAGTCGAAGAGCAGAATTTTATATATCCTTAAGAAaactataaacatatatgcatctctctctctctctctctctctctctctctctctctctctctctctctctctctctctctctctctctctctctctctctctctctttatatatatatatatatatatatatatatatatatatatatatatatatatatatatatatatatacatgattgtagaatttgctgaaaaaaaaatcttaaaataataaagAACTTCTTTTATTAAAAGCAACATAGAAAAAGGACATGGAGAAgcacaaatggagaaacgaaaaatgaaataatttattctCAGTCAAAACGTCAATTTAGttgaaaatgtaaattttaaacaagttaatgtcaagcgaccatagaatggtgagaagagaAATTTGTTTAGatgtaaggaaagagagagaaaatttgattttaagaaagaaaataaacactcctgtaataagaggaaaatttcatgaaattagttTAGCACTACGAAATAGGTACTCTCAGCTACAtgctgaaatggaagcaagtaaagaagaagtgAACAATAATTTAGCAAaacttgtattggaatcagcacaagagataggttgaagagtttctaaacaagatcaaggaaaactatcagtaaAGACCAAAACCCTAATCAAgagaagattggaaatgagggtgaaaTCCAAGTGAGATGAagtaaaattagcagaactatccaaaaaaataaacaaaataaaaacctaaGACATTTGTAAACAAAATCAGATCAAAATTCaggaaacactaaataaaggaagaagcatcaaaatgatgaaaagaagacttggaacagggctaaagcagatgtttgctttaaaggatgaaaatggaaatattcacaatagagatagagtgataaaatTGCAGAGTATTTCTATAGAATGTTaagcaatagtgatataagaaataacttcaccaaaagaagtaatgaaacacctgagccagtaccgaaAGTGACAATATAAGTAAGGACAGCATTAGAAGGCATgggaagaggcaaagcagcaggtgaAGATGGCCTGACAATTGTTATAACAATAAATGGAGTAGATTTCATAGTAGTTAAAACTGGTTGAACTCtataccaaatgtctgcaagaatgcactaaacctacagcttgaaaaaaaaaattaccattatactaattcacaaaagggagatacaaaagacctgaaaaattacctcccaataagtttactctacgtaatatataaaatatttacaaatatcaaatttggccgaatagaaagacaactagactttagtcaaccaagaaagcaggcaggctttagaagcaggtattctacaactgaccatatccatgtaattaaccagctaatggaaaaaccaacagagtatgacaaacaactatgtatgtTATTTATAGATTATggaaaaacttttgattctgtagaaactttagcaataatgaaagcccaaTTACATAAAGAGAGTGgaaaaattcccattgagaaaggagttagacagggagatcccatctcttctaaattattcacagcatgcctagaagaagattTAAAAATCTAgatttaggaattaacattaaagaagaataccttaataacttgagatttgaTGATGGCATAGTTCTctttagtgaatcaggggaggaattgcaaaagatgatagaagatttgaatagagaaaaaaaatatatgaatgaaaatttatatgagtaaaactgagataatgatcaatgaaaatgcagaaagacatcAAActagagttatggacaaaccttttgaaattgttaatgaattatGTACCTATGGCAAAGAGTagatgtttccccaggatatgagacactaaattaaaaaaaggataagcatgggtggagagcttttggtaacaaaataaaactatgaaagtaaaatgccactctctctaaaaagaaaagtatttaatcatatggtcctagcAGTATTAATTTATGCCTCAGAAATTTGGATCGTTACTAAagttaaaacataagctagttacaactcaaagagcaatataAAGGATAATgctgggattaacactaagagacagaaaaagagtatcaggaatacgaaaacaaactaaagtagatgatattctaacaaaatgtaaaagAATTAAATGAacttgggcaggacatacaatgagaatggcagacaataaatggacattgaaAACAACAGAATGTGTCCGTAGAGATTATAAATGAagcaggggaggaagagaagaggatggattgacgaactaagaaaatttgcggctattgactggcatagagaccataaacagaagcgagtgaaagtgcatgtctgaggcctttgtcctgcagggaacTAGTaaaggttgatgatatatatatatatatatatatatatatatatatatatatatatatatatatatatatatatatatatgtatatatataaatatatatatatatatatatatatatatatatatatatatatatgggtgtgtgtgtttatgtaaagaGAACCCCAGACTTCTAGATACTTTTGCTTTGTATTAAGGTCATTTCAATCAAAGCAAGTAATGTAAAAGGATGAACCAGTTTTACCAGTAATTAACTAACAAATAAACGAATTTATGACCATTTCCTCTATATAAAAGTCATTATTGCTCATTTCATTTGGGGAACAGATAATAGATTAAAAAAGGTATTATTTCTGATCCATATACGAAGATGCGATAGACGGATAAATAATTCTGAAGTCATGCAAAATAGGCTGGTGTTATATCAACGCAGATTTGAATTTCTTCAGTAGATATTATAATAGTTTATAGgtaaaaggaaaatttatatatactgtatacacacacacacacacacacacacacatatatatatatatatatatatatatatatatatatatatatatatacagtatatatgtatatatatatatatatatatatatatatatatatatatatatatacagtatatatgtatatatatatatacagtatatatatgtttgtgtttgtgtatatcaatatatatatatatatatagagagagagagagagagagagagagagagagagagagagagagagagagagagagagagagagagagagagagagagagattgtgtgtgtgtgtgttttatctaaatacgaaattatatatatttactataatcCGTTTTGTTAAACAACTTTTCAAAAATTCTTACACCAAAATCTATGGTGGAACAGTTCCAACGTTTATGAAAaggcaacatacataatgaaagaATATCTAACTGTGAATCGGTTAAAGTTAGTTTATTTAAAAGAATTACTTCCAAATTCATGCTAAAGAAAATTGTCAATGGCTTTGAAATATCCTgactaaaagataagaaaaatattccTATATTTTAAAGTTAGCATCACAGGACTGCATCCACTCAATGTAGACTTCCAAAAGACTTAAAATTTATGGAAATCAGATTCAATAAGCAATAACCTCTGCGATTAATCCAATTAAGTAAGTGTCACGTTACTTATCTATTGATTATTTATAGAGTTAGAACATAATTTTCCTTTTGTAACGCAATTGGTCATTGTTACACGATTTACTAAGCTAGCAACCAcgaatgaaaccattgttctctagtcttgggtagtgccatagcctctgtatcatggtcttccactgtcttggggtagagttctcttggtcgagggtacactcaggtttcagtattttatctgtttccttatttcctttcttcactggtctatttaccctgtcggaacccttggacttatagtatccttttttttaactagggttgtagcttcccaagtaataataataataataataataataataatgataataataataataataataataataataataataataataataatattcaagagaGTTGCTCAAACGTAACTACTATTTGAAAGAATGTCATTATCTGTTTGTCATGAGACCCTTATCCTGAAACCTGGTtttactattactttttttttcatatataatctggATTGTGATAAAAGCCCATTATTATTTTATGGCATActttagttacaaaaaaaaaaatgattgattttCTATTAGCAATACACCTTTCCTCATCACCCAAcgggaaagattttttttcttttatttccagccGTAGAAAACTTCAAATATCTAGTTACGAGGGATACGAAGGGGAAAAGTGGGTCTTGAGAAATGCAGAGCAGTAGTTACCATCCTATTCAAGCCTCTAACAGCTTTGAGTAAAATTCTTCCTGTTGGGCAAAAGAACGAAAGAAAAAAGTACATTTATAATGCAACTTAGAAAATAGATATGGCGGCATATACTCACGTGCAACATGTATTCATGCATTTGTAAAAAAGGTTTGGTGAGAATGAGCTGGATATTTTCAATCGTTATAAACAGAAGCTCAAATCTTTATCCCTAACTTACTGTATGCAAAGACAGAATTAAAGAAACCTTTTGAAACTGTTCTTTGCCTCATTGATTAGTAGGAATAATGACTTGATCCGACATTTTAACGCATCATGTTAGGTTATATCTTGCATTAATTAAGAGTTGGTAATAGAAAATAGTGCATGAATACTGAATCCCATACCTGTAGGCCAAGCTGGATTCGGAAGCCTGGGAAATCTTGGGAGATTTCCCATAGAACTCTCTAGTCTCCTTATCTGTCTTGTCAGCTGTTGCGGAATTCACGCAccttattcttctttattagaaTTTCCATAGAAgggacagtatatactgtatatcttcccaCGCTTATCTTCTATACGCCTCACTTGATTACATGAGAGAATTTTCTTTTTGAGTAACATATGTTAAGCGTACTAAATGACAcacatcattttctctctctctctctctctctctctctctctctctctctctctctctctctctctctctctctctctcctctctctctctctctctctctctctctatatatatatatatatatatatatatatatatatatatatatatatatgtgtgtgtgtgtgtatatatatatatgtatttatatatatatatatatatatatatatatatatatatatatatatatatatataagagggattggttcaccaaacgtccacctgggctccacaaggcactggaagagttgaaaggccttacatggctgaggactatgaagcgcgaagtagatgatgaatggagaagtaatggcttaaaagcccaagatagagacgactggcgtagatgatgatgattatgattatatatatatatatatatatatatatatatatatatatatatatatatatatatatatatatatatatatatatatatatatatatatacacggtactttggcatgttactctacgtttatgatgaatagacaatgtctttgtggcgtccaaaattcgaagatagtttctcttcggacggactgtcctgcagatagttttcaagataacagcagaaatacatttacttttcttcagtTACTGTTTGGTGTCGAAACGTGTTTCGGATCCCATCGCAACTCTTTTTTAGAACTACActctaatataaaggttatggtggtgaaaattttatacaaaaatattcgaAAATTCGgcaaaaattcaacaaaaattgataaattaaaactTTAGAATGGAATCGAGAGTTTCGTGAAATTCTGTGAATGCTTTTGAAAAAATCATTTGTTTTTGAAAAaggtttttaaattttcatatttatatttcaaagaatctaaagtattaatttatcaactttttttttaatgttttcttaatttccaaatatttttgcataaaatatccaccaccatagcctttatattgaagtgttgtTCCAATACTCCatgtagtcttgaagaagggtcgcaaagtgatccaaAAACCGTGTTGAAATAAAACaataatggagaaaagtaaatgtatttccgctattatcttgaaaactatctgcgGGACAGTCTGTCCGAAAAGAAACTATATTTGAAAtttggacgccacaaag contains these protein-coding regions:
- the LOC137659541 gene encoding uncharacterized protein; the encoded protein is MLKTIVFLSLGAFMASASPTPVGLFEAEITKALQMVFSVLDPIRVPSVTDLHISTDHSSIFFSATDASITGLSSIACTKFTPPILTKKTVMAIKLGDLKGNTPSYTMTGDFEGASYEAAGVGEISISGLAFTTEFKTESYGMSPVSVCIMPNTLELTLSADEILANFEGADEINQDINEHGPALLKQIEDQLNAVAPVIESGLNAVLCRKI